The following nucleotide sequence is from Vidua chalybeata isolate OUT-0048 chromosome 18, bVidCha1 merged haplotype, whole genome shotgun sequence.
gctcctggcaaCCCCCCAAACTCACTGGAACCACAACCCTGGGGCACTGCAGGGAAGcgctcagctcctgcccagccccagcaggatcCTGCTGTCTCCAAGGAatcccggaatggtttgggtgggaaggcaaccttaaagctcatctgaTTCCACCCcaggccatgggcagggacaccttccattatcccaggctcctggccttgggcactgccagggatccaggggcagccacagctgctctgggcaccctgtgccagggcctgcccaccctcacagggaacaattccttcccaatatcccatctatcgTTCCCTCTagcactgggaagccattccctgtcctgtccctccattccttgtccccagtccctctccagctctcctggagcccctttaggccctgcaaggggctctgagctgtccctggagccttctcctctccaggtgagcacccccagctctcccaggctggctccagagcagaggggctccagcccttggagcatctctgtggcctcctctggacgggctccagcagctccaggtccttcctgtgcagggcccagggctggggcagctctgcaggtggggtcgCACCCGAGCGGGGCACAGGGGTCAATACCGCGCACCGGACGCAACCGCAGCTCCCCCAAGCCCAGCGCAGCCCAGCCCGGTCCGTGAGGGCCATCCTCCCAAAGCCCCGCGGTTCGCGCCATtccccgctcccctcccctccctcaccGCCCCCCCTCCCCGGCCCGCACCGGTTTGCTCTCAGCGGGGGGCGCGGGCTGCGCCGGCGGCACAGCCTGCACGGGTCCGGCGGGCAtggcgctgccggggccgggagctccgcgccgggcggggccgATCGAGGGGCGGGCGCGGCTCGGTCCGGAGCGGACGCGGCACCGGCACCGACTGGGGCGAaatggcggcggcgggcgctgtGCCGCGCGTGCGCGCCGGAAGTGACGCGCGCCGGCGGGGGCGCAGGCGCAGATTGCCGGGAAGGGGGTGGGCATCGGGCGCGCGCGCCCGCTGCGGGATGTACCATTAGTGCCCcgctcgggggggggggggggggcaaagcGGGAATGCACCACTGAGGCGCGGGAGGGGCGCCGTTGCCATGGAGACAGGGCTGGGACGCCGAGGCCTAGCACCGGTCCCGGGCCCGGCGCTTCTTCTCCGCGGTTGCTGCTGATTCCTCCGATCCCCCCGGTTGCCTCCGGTTCCCCAGCACTCCTGGAGACCGCCGGGCCCGGGGGGTACCGTGCCGGTCCGGCTCCAGCAGCCTGTCCCGGTAGGGCGTTCCCTGCATCCCAGGCTTGCTGACCCCAGCGCTCCCTGGCGCGGTGGCCCCGTGGTTCCCAGGCCGCGTCCCGCCGCGCACCATGGCGCACCTCCTGGGCCACCGCGGCTGCATGGAGAGCCTGCGGGCCGACCTGCGGGACCTGCAGGCCGCCATCGCCGACGTGTGCTCCCGGGCCGGCGCCGTGCGCTTCCCCTCCTGGAAGTTCCCCGACAAGGTGTCCTGCGAGCTGGAcgtgccgctgctgctgcagcgCTACAGGCACAGAGACAGCGAGCCCGAGTTCAGCCAGCACGCACAcgtggtgctgctggagctgctcataGACAGGTGAGAGGCCCCAGGCCCCCCGGAGCGGCTCCTGCCCGGCGGGGAAGGGCAGCTGTGTGCCTGACGTGCTGAGCTTATCCAAGTCCTGGCGAAGGTTTTGGGCACCTCAGCACAGAGAGAACTTAAAGCtgttagagagcatccaaatGAGGGCTGAGGGTGAGagcacttggtctgttcagctgcAACAGAGAAGACTGAGGTCAGACCTCAgccgggctgcagctcctccaggggGACTGCTCTGATCTCTGTGACCAGGGATGGGATTCAaagaatggctggagctgtgccagggaggtttagactggatatcaggaaaaggttcttcccccagagggtgctcaggcactgaacaggttccccagggaatgATCACAGAATCAGCTGGGTTGGAAAAGT
It contains:
- the LOC128797071 gene encoding coiled-coil domain-containing protein 157-like, which translates into the protein MAHLLGHRGCMESLRADLRDLQAAIADVCSRAGAVRFPSWKFPDKVSCELDVPLLLQRYRHRDSEPEFSQHAHVVLLELLIDR